tttaaaagtgaTAATTTATCATTCATATTTAACCCTTtagtattgtaatttttaaataaatcaatatttataatagtttaaaaacaacatacaaATGTACCAAAATAAACAGTTGACTACATATATGGTACACATCTTATAGGTGCATGCCAAAAGCctctatacatatattattactttaagtatacatataaaaatcttttcttaaaaatatatttttttaattaaaatattatttcaggcATACCAAGCTGGTCTAGAAATGTACGAGTCGCGTACTCAGTATCCTGAGTTCCGTATTCCACTAGTTGTGATTCCAGCCACGATCAGTAACAATGTACCTGGAACTGATTTTTCACTGGGAACTGACACCGCTCTTAATGAAATCACTGAGATCTGTGATAGGATCCGCCAATCGGCTCAGGTAACTTAATCTAACCAACTAGCTCTAGCTTTCATTTCGGAATGACTCATTTGATTCCAATGTATATGTCGCAGTAAAGTACTTAAATCAGAGAGTTAATTGAATCTCtagacatttaattaaatatcgaTATTCAATCAACTCGCTAAAGTTCCGTTAGACAAGTGACTGATTGAAACGTTTAACGAGTTTCCTAAACGTTCCTATACAACAAGACGCATTTCAACTTTGGTAGGGATTCAAGTAGAGATTCAATTAACTCTCTGATTTTACTAATTTCGCAGATATATATAGaatcagaaataaaaatatacttggaattataaaaacattgtatTCTTTAACATTTTGACTGAATCAGGTCTTTAGAGcagaaattatatattacaaatgacTGAGACAAATAGTAAATGTTGGAGATAATTTTCAAGTAGCTTATTGATACTTCATTAAAGATAAATGTACAGTACAGAgaagtaaaatttaaagttatcttTAACTAAGAATTccgaagaaaaaaataaaaaaacatttatttgattaaatgtGGACCCATACTATCCCAGAGTGACTATACAGAcagaacaaaacaaaaatgataattattataataaaaaataaaattaataaaaaaatcgatttcgaatgtaatatgtaaatataattttttagggAACAAAACGTCGAGTGTTCATCGTGGAAACTATGGGAGGATATTGTGGCTACTTGGCGACTTTAGCTGGTAAGTCAATTTCGCAGTCGGTGGTACAATTCAATCAAAAGCCGTAGTCTGAGTcgtgaattatatatatacatgtaaaaaaaagttactcCGCCATGATTTTAAATCAGAAATGGTTATatcagattatttattagtgagAATCTTCACAAATGCTATTTTAAATTCTGTTTAGTCcttcaaaaattcaaattatgcATAATTTCAAGAAGCCAAAACGAgattttgtgtcacgtgactgaagtattttcattaaatgaattattatttacaagatATTTTATCGATAACCCTTTACTTTCCATACTGTCAAATAATCTATTGGGCATACAATTTTCTATATGAGTTTCGCTTGACGTCGTTTGAGTGGTCACggtggtgtaatggttgcagctccttacaaaccttatgtaaaataaaaaacttggcgattaaaaacagtggcggagagtttattgccagttcttctcttccgttctacgcccttgaattgagaactggcagtaaatgtaaaataagaagcatttaatgtatatttattttacgttaCTTTGAcgttggttacctatatgaataaatgatttttgacttttgatgGGGGATTAAGAAACTGTCCCCATAGCAAGCAGATTTGGGATTTTAGTTGCCCTCACGGACCGACCCCATAGTCCCCTcgtctgtatttttttttattgaaacaaaCTGCAACTTGTTTTAGTAATGATGATAATTTATGAATGAAATACcctcattatattaaaacagtaataaattaaattaaaatttaggtcTCGCTGGCGGCGCGGACGCAGCTTACATCTACGAAGAGAAATTCTCTATTAAAGATTTGCAGCAAGACTTGTACCATATGGCGTCCAAAATGACTGGTGGAATTCAACGCGGCCTTATACTTAGAAACGAAAAGGCCAATGAGAACTATAACACAGACTTCATGTATCGCCTTTACTCTGAAGAGGGCAAGGGACTTTTCACTGCTAGAATGAATGTATTGGGTAAGtcatcatatttatttaggatTTGGAATGTAACAACATTTTAAAgataacttataatttttagcatataatttatattgtttttataacaatactagtagactcggccaagcgttgctgtggctaagatttttgttatattacatagtagtaaactattcaagagaaacggcaggagagcaccaatccaccatgcttttatggtggttatgccattaaattgtagcttatgtgaaacgttggtaattattttgataaggatcaatacctaggtacgaataaagagccttttctagcggtggtattttaataaaaggatGCTTATTGTGacataactataaaatatagagacatgctgtcgtgACATTTTTAGATAGAgatatagatagtgatgtgtcctgaaaaattgtaatacatcattttgttctatcattaatagttttcgcagcgcacacgattgaaggaagttttttgttaattttttacaccttgggttagattattcaagttttagtaagcattcctaatttttttgaaaataaaacatagcctatgtcactcgagaatagtgtagcttgccaacggtgaaagaatctttgaaatcggtccagtagtttcggagcctattcatttcaaacaaacaaaaaaatcaaacctttcctctttataatattagaatagaTATCTttcatgtatataaaaaattcttccaatttttgaaatttctaaataattgaaattattttttatttaacgatATTACACAtgacatatatttaaacaataaacatattcGCAGGCCATATGCAGCAAGGAGGTTCCCCGACGCCATTCGACCGTAATATGGGAACCAAAATGGCCGCCAAGTGTCTCCACTGGCTCGTAGAGACAGTACAAAAGGGACCCAATAATACCGCAGAAACAGCCTGTCTTCTCGGAGTCGTCAAACGGCAATACAAGTTCACACCCCTTGAAGAGCTTAAGTTACAGACTAACTTCGCGTACGTATAGACTTTCTATAATGTTCCGctaaatactaattattatagtataataattgttttactctgaaacaaatttaaaaatctccGTCACCCTACCATCTAAACCAACTGTTATATAACTGAACCACAAACAAGTGAAAATATCactataaaagtaaattataattgtatttgtttcagCGTTGTAAAGGTTCActgcttttttaaatatttgtttatccGAGTGGCACTGCGATAACGTTACGCTGCGAGTATCATGTATAAGACCACAGACTCGCACATGCTTAGTAGGATTTTGCCATAGccataattgaaataaaaaaaaaacagatattTCTTGAGTTACCTAAAAAATAGTATGtacctaaaaaatataaataagttaaaatgaacaagcttattaatatttagaatCTACCCAGCAGTATTATATATGGCTTACAAAAAAATGTGCTCAAAACTAGTATTTGATTCCATCTTAAACTTTTTGTTTGAGTTTGTAAGTCATGACACAATTGATTAACGAAACGTACATTTCatagattttttgtatttacagtCAAAGGGTGCCAAAACAACAATGGTGGATGAAACTCCGTCCACTGCTTCGTATTTTGGCCAAACACGATTCGACCTACGAAGAGGAAGGAATGTACATGACAGTCGAACAGGGAGAACTCGATTCTGAAAGTGTTATTTAAACTTCTAgtcaaaagtattattttagctTTATACTTTTTATGTAGAAAGACATACTCGTATTATATTGTCATTAATAAGTGTGGTATTCCTAAACAGTAAGAAACaataagtttaacaaaatacaaaacaaaaatttgacGTTAGGCAGAATTGTCACTAATATACAATTTGACATCGTTTTTGCACCAGATTTTGAAAGTAATACACAAAGTAAaaagtttaatgaaaatgttCTGAAATTCATTCTGTTAATCAATggcaaatatatgtttttaaaacagcaacACGAAAAggacaaatttatatttttattctcatacaatgtatatgtatgaataaattaaattttgatatattaaattcaaatcaaatattatattttgatggtATATAACTTAGTTGTAGCAGTTAGATGTGCATTGTTATACTGAATATTGCCAATattaaacacttaaaatatagaattacaaaatagctatctattttttaaatacagctttttaaatttaatatacaagtTACTTTGTATCTTGTAAATtgtgtcatatattttttgagaTTACATATTTAAGTGATTGATTTTtagctattttttattgtaaacaaatatattttgttgttcctaagatatatttttggtaaGTCGTCTCTGAGTAGGAAAACttaggtaattttttataggtTATTTATTATCACTTTATTTGTAgaagtaaaatattgtatttaatacttacaattattttaggaGCTGAGCAGTTGACTATAAAAGAAAAGCTATTCTAAACTTGTTTTATATTGGTGTACCACAATTGTTTGTACGATTTatcttgtttaaattttaagcaacataattaatttgaaaaacatCATATTTCGTGTTTAAatcaatgtaataaatatacgcAGTAATCGTTGCTTAAttgctgttttattttttagcttTCCTGtgatttaaaagtatatttcatttatcatGGCCCCAGTCTTCCGTACTGACGTTTAAAAcgatatacgagtatattgtaaatatgacATTTTTTATGCAATTTTAGGTTGAATTAgtactatttttttagatttagtttatattttcataatacaGGGGACAAacagcaggaggctcatctaatATGAAGTGATACATGCACGCCGCCGccgcatttttattattaatgaacaTGAAGTATATTAGTTACTAGCTGTCcaggcaaacgttgttttgctatgtacttatattatttctaggaaacagtttttagttcaataaaaataactatctactaataaataaaattaaaaataggggttgatgtTGTTATAGCAGCAGCAGCGGGTGACAGATCTCGTTCTTTAATTTGACAGAAGACACTTGACGTTGCCACATGAAaatcactttttttatttttgttttatgccATGAGATTCCGGTAGACCTAACACCAATTATATGAATCTATGACAAGACGTTAAGGTCTTTGGCTGCAAAAATGCAtacaagaaatataataaaattcgcGGGTTCAACTCAAtacttaacattttttttatggctctggcacgatttgtgcattagccagcgtcaagtataggattttttataattcgtgcttgcctttagaaattcgaccgtgtcctccatgtacggtttaggcactcgctcggtaccgcacaaccctcccaaaggctgagaacaaatttaaattaatttaaaaacttgccctcgaacccggtacccctcacctagctgccacttaataagaccgctaggctatgaggccccttaACATTATAAACATAAGAGATGCTTGCTTTTCAAGTTGAtccaaagaaaattaaatgtaattggGTGACCATTTACTTTTACCTGTGGAATaatctttttgaagtgaaacttctaatGCGACTTTCAATAAGGTTGCATTAAACGTTTAACGCCAGGAGAGGGGGAATAGAAAGAGAGAGTGAGAGTGAATGCTTCCTATTTTCATTTCCGCATTACGAAGTTTCACTTTTCACGCGGGGATCGCTGCGTGGAGTCcgcactattttttttatttgtgacCATAATGATTGAGTGCATATAAATTGTGGAAACAAGAaaagaacattttatttttaggtacagttaaaatttgaaaataatgtaCTTACAAAACTAAACTATGTTATTGGTTTTGGTTTacataaagaataataaaatgaccTTTCTCgaagtacataaattattatgagaGTTGACGTATATACAGAACAGATACACAGACAATTCTATCTACATTCTTTATCTACATCTAcataatcttatttttattgctagTCTATAGTCTGAATCTGACTGCGTAGCCAAGTGAAAGTGATACGTCTACAGTCACGTCATTCGTCAAACGTCAGTGATCGGTCTAAATCTGTCAGAAACAGGATTGGGAAACAGTTTTTGGTGTCGAGTATTTAGTGTTTTACggtataaattttcatttaaatatttagtaaagcTTAAACATATGCATctaaattgttaaatatacagaactaatattaaatacattattatttttcagaaTTAGGTTATCACCGGAAAAATGGTTAAACCCGTAATTGGGAGAAAAACTAACAAAAACCCACCAATTTTAAGCCATGAATTTGTTATACAGAACCATGCTGATATAGTATCATGTGTTGTTATGGTATTCCTGGTCGGGCTTATGGTACAGGTACGTGATATAAAGTTTGCCACGTAAGCTTTACGGTACTTTCGCTGGTTGTTGTTTTGCATTTTGAGGCCATCATTTTCATTAATTCTATCTGTGTATACAAAGATATAAGAGTAACAGTGGTAGTTAAGAAGGTAATTTCACCACTTTCACTTTTTCTGACTCTGTTTCAGTCTACAAGCCCAATAGCAGGTCTCTTCATTAGTTTACACCATAATGTCAGTGGTGTAGAACCAACCAGAGAAGCTCCCAAAGGAGAaccatttttatatgaatcgGGATGGAAAGATGGATGTGcagttttcttttattcacTTGTTTGCATTGTAATGCATGCAATAATACAAGAATACTTTTTGGATGTaagtaatttcatttttacatTATCAAACATGTGACTAACATGGCCTTGATTAACTTAATTAGATACCTTTTTATTTCACTtgtataattgaaatataaattggtttttttttttagaaaatatcaaaaaaatttcatttgtcAAAATCTAGACTGAGTGCACTAAATGAATCTGGACAGTTGGTTGTATTCCAATTGATGACTCTAGTATGGGGTGGTGATGCTATCTTAAGAGAAGGATTCCTCTTTAACATCCCTCAGTTATGGGATGGtgggtattattatttatgtacatattattaccaTATGGCAGTTTCGTTTTAAGTATCAaacatagggacagagaaaatTTTGCTGTCTCCATTTCTTACGTGGTTTGTTATACTATGAATCTATATATTAGGtcattaacttttaaaaaatatctattttttttttcctaatgGTTTTGGTTTTCAAGTAAATAACAACACCATTTATGATGAACTAGGCATGTTTCTTCTGTACATGCTAGAAgtgtagatatatttaaaatatcaataattttttaggATATCCTAATCACCCAATGACATTTTTGCTGAAGCTGTGGTGGGTTGTCCAAGCTGCATACTGGATCCACACCATTCCTGAATTGTACTTCCAGAGAGTGAAAAAAGATGAGTGGGCAGGTCGCATCAGACAAGCATTTGTTGCCTTTACATTTGTTGCATTGGCTTACTCTTTCAAGTGAGTGCAATTTGTACTGTTATTGTCTAATACTAATAGTCTATACTAATCACaatgaaaaagttttttacttaAGGAAGGTTTATAGTTGACACTTTCAATAAGACAATTGTTTTGATCTTTACCTAGGTTAACTTTGTTAACTGCAATATGAATACAGACATTAGGCAATTTAAAACAATCGATGGCTGCACCAGATGTTgtgttaaagaaaatttaagagaaagattaatattttaggtccatacatattatgaaattgacgttttgtatgggagaaacaaaaagtagattttttttattatatttaattaatcaaagtatatACCATTGCTATCTATGCACTTTTGCCATCTTAAAGGTAGTTAATTGATcccttcaataaaaattaggaCGGGAAtgaataaaatctttgaaggCGGTTTCGACTGGCCCATCAGAGTTGAATTTTTTACCTTGCAAGAAGTTAtacaaattttgaaaaaaatggtaatcgCTTGGATCAAGGTCTGGGGAGTACGGTGGATGTCTTAGACTTTCCAATTGAAGCTTGTCTAATTTGGTAGCAGCctgttgtgcagtgtgtggtCTGGCGTTGTCGTGAAGCACCAGTGGCCTAGAGCGACTGACCAGCCATGGTTGTTTTGCAGCTAGCTTTTTCATCATGGTTTGCAGTTACTGACAATAGACATCTGCCGTAATCGTCTGGCTAGATTTTAGAAAGTTACAGTGTACTACCCCGGTACTAGTCCACCAAACGCTCACAAATAACTTTTTCGGAGTCAATTTACGCTTTGGGCACGATTTGGCTGGGTTCAGCCATTGCGGTGAGTGCTTCCAATTATCGTACAggatccactttttatcacaGGTAGTGATTCGATTTAAAATCCCTTCATTTTTGTACCGGTTGAGTAATGTAACGCAGCAGTCGACGCGCGTTTTTCTGCAGCACTGGTGCCACGGTGGAACTCGTACTCGTAAATATCGCGATACTTCATGTTTTCCATGCACTTAAAAAGCATGAACGAATGctgtaaaattttgaatttggaattcctaaccaaagaggagatatttgaggtcaaagtggCCAGTACGACAAAACGctaatttcatatgtaaggacttaatatgaatatatttgttattcaaATTAACACATGGTGTGATTTAGTTAATCTTAATATTCACCCTTAGTTAATCTATGCTTCGGAGCTAACTTAAACTAAATGGGTCATACTCTTCCATTGTTTGTTTCACTAGCCAGATGTGATTTACTACTATAGTCTGCATTCACACTTTCAATCATGTGGGATGTGAGTACGCTCCCgcctaaatttaataaaaaaagttaaaataattgccTTTCAGGTTCCAACGTGTTGGAGTTGCCCTGATAGTTCTACATTCGCTTGCTGAGTTTATTGCTCACTCCTACCGCCTCAATACCATTCTCAGGGGTGAACGAGAGGACTATTTAGACAAGTGTAAGTATAAGAACCAAACATTGCATGTTTTGAGATCAATTGTTGAATTGACCTCTGTAGTGTCGCAAActcatttctgtatctttttcattgCTAATGTTTTATAGGGAGATAGGTGATTGGCCCCTTTTGTCAAActgtaaacaatttttgttgTTCATTGTTAACAATTCGCTAATAATGTCATGATATCAAATAAACCATGGTGGTATAATTTATATGGTATATACATAGGGTCGAGTTTTTTATCTGTAACTAACATTAACcaagaaattaatataaaaacagacAAACCTGTTTGTGAACGTAgcaagtattaaaattattaactgtagtgtaaaatatatgttcaggttatatatagtttttgtgAATTCCATTTAGTTTTGGGACTAGTCAACGGCGCAGTGTTCGTATCAGTAAGACTGTGCTCGTTGGTACTTGGCGTGCTTACTTTCTACTTTGGACTAGCTGGAGCAGCGCCGCTTCTCGTACGTGTGGCAGCACTTTCCATTCTTGTCTCTTTCCAGGTGAGTTTCTCAATTAAAGTAGTTGATAAATCTGATTTGTAAGTAGTTCAATTATAGAAGcctgttttacttttttgtatttcatagTATTAAACTAAAATCCACGTAGACTATTGATGCTCGCTGATAAATCCGATTTTGCCAAGGAACATGACATTCAAAAATCTCCATTTGTCCTCTATGACTCCAGATTGATTCTTATTATAAACGAAACAGAAATAATTGGTTATCAACAATAATATTGTacttattactactactaaCGAATTCTGTTGAATAGGTATACCTGATGTTCAACTTCATCTCTGAAACGATGAAGCAACGCCAAGAAGCGCGCCAATTGGCTCAGAGCAAACCCAAGAAGGAGAGGAAAGAGAAGCCCAAAAAGGAAAAAGGTATTATAAAAGTCGATTTAGCTACCCGTTAAAAAGTTACTCTTAATAAGAATCAAAAGTTACAAAAaagttaaagttataaatttactCTTAATAAGaatcaaaaattacaaaaaagttaaagttaaaaatttactcttaataagaataatcaaTTTGTAGTATTTCTCTATGTTATATGTTATAAgctacatacatataaaaaaactctAATAGTCttattagatataataatgTTGTTTGTTAATTACAGTAAAGAAAGTCCAAAATGAAGAATCTGATCTTCCCGAAGTTGATCAAAACACCAACAAGACATTGCGGCAACGTCCAATTGCCGTCAAGAAGTAAACATCACTTGAAATCGATGTGAGCACCTTATTTAtgacaaatttgttttatactatattttattaatgttaaatattttaaattatatacttgCTCACGTCGCTGAATTGGTTGTATTTCCAAGCTGGCCCTAGTAACTACACAATATTTGTATGGTGCAATATTAATGgcaatttttgttaaaaattaaaaactcggGCCGGCCATGTCTAAGCACAAATTTAGCATTTCTGTTAATTCCATTATATGTATGACGAAACAAAGTTATTATTTGAGATTCTATGCATGACAATGCCCAATTGTGAATGTCTCGACTTACAATCTTAAAACATCATTCATTATGTATAGAGGATACAGGGTTGTAAAAATATCtcttaaattgtaaaacaaaCTAAATAGGTTAAAATTGCAGTTTAATAACATAAGTGACAAAAAACAATGTTCTTTACCAACGTgagtattttttcaaagatttcGTACAGTTGATGGGCCTTTTTTACCGATCTGTCTCTAACCCGATAGAATGTCAGAAATTCTTCTGTTCCAAAGAAAAATTACACTTCTTGTTAACAATTTAACAGACTTAGAGATCGTAAGCCAAAGGACGAGATGACaacgaaatttaaatcaatttgtaaaataatgccACTTATGTTTTTAACGTGCGTAAcgttgtttataaaatattgataagtATACCTAATACGAGAAATTCCATTGAATGATTTTGCATGTTTTATCGAAttccaataaattttttaaaattatttatattttattttttataatatttttatatgacttTCGTATTTTTGTAACGATACCTCCTCTACAGTGCTTCAAAGGTTGTCCGGTGCTGTTTTAATACACTATttttacattgaaataataatagtttcagCTGTAAGTTATTTTGGACTGTGAGAATCTATTCGTGACTGTTTTGATTagattaaatgttaataaattcttCCTAAAACGTGCTCATGACTTTATTTTTCAAGAGTaattgtcaattttaaatgcttgttttatttcaaaataaatttttggatACTTAACTCgttgtttattttagaaaccttaagcctaataatttattaaaacactgGGCAAAATTTAGCTCATCTCAATAGAAACTTGTTTCATAAAACCATAAGCATTTTCTCTTTCTTTAAAAGTTATCAATCAAAGCAGCATTACTTTGTAAAGATACAAATAGAAACTCTACGCTTACTGTgagatattatatttctttcctTGTGATTTAATCTGAATGGTGATCTAATGAATACCAGTTATTCGTCTGCATCGGTTTCactaatcaatattatttatctttataggTAATACAAATGAATTTACAATTGATTGGCTGAAACTTTGAGAGATTGGTCTCCTAAAGTTATATAATAGCAGCGGTTTTGAGTTTTGACATAAAAGCTTTATCGCGCTTATAGGTTAagtcattattaaaatgttaaatgcacatcCAAGGCAGACTATTGCTACAgcatattaattttcttaactgcGGTTAGGCCCACTTTAGAGCATGCGCGGAGGTATGTAAGGGCCAGCTGCGTTTTGGTTATGATTGCTTCCATTCCGGCCGAGCAACGCTGAGCTGTAAAGCTAACTTAATGCCAACAGTGAGATTCCATACAAAAGCATACACATATTTTGATTGTGGTGAAGTGATCAACTAAAATGATCACTTCACGAGACTATTGACTATTTGGTTTAATTGTATGATATATAACAGAA
The Pieris napi chromosome 1, ilPieNapi1.2, whole genome shotgun sequence DNA segment above includes these coding regions:
- the LOC125049588 gene encoding translocating chain-associated membrane protein 1, which encodes MVKPVIGRKTNKNPPILSHEFVIQNHADIVSCVVMVFLVGLMVQSTSPIAGLFISLHHNVSGVEPTREAPKGEPFLYESGWKDGCAVFFYSLVCIVMHAIIQEYFLDKISKKFHLSKSRLSALNESGQLVVFQLMTLVWGGDAILREGFLFNIPQLWDGYPNHPMTFLLKLWWVVQAAYWIHTIPELYFQRVKKDEWAGRIRQAFVAFTFVALAYSFKFQRVGVALIVLHSLAEFIAHSYRLNTILRGEREDYLDKFLGLVNGAVFVSVRLCSLVLGVLTFYFGLAGAAPLLVRVAALSILVSFQVYLMFNFISETMKQRQEARQLAQSKPKKERKEKPKKEKVKKVQNEESDLPEVDQNTNKTLRQRPIAVKK